ATGGCTATGTCAAATGGTGCTTTTTTTATCTCTTCAGTATACTCCATGGAAGTTCACTGGCCAAGGTTGATTCCTGCTTATCCTTTTAATGAGTTCCTGATGGTTGGCATTTAAAGGTTTGGAGTACCACTGTGCAGGCACACTTTTTATAAGGCTGCCTGGATGCTTTTTGCAGAATCTCTTGTTTTCTTATCAAAGGCAGACACTGTCACTGTAAATAGAGTTTGTTGCTTATCTTTCTTTAGCATGACTAGTGCTTGTGGACACCATTTCTAAGAGTACCACCTGTGGGAAATCTTATTTATCActgttaaaataatattttattatctaCTTCTGATGAATAAACATATATTTGTTGACTTGTTCTACAAAAAGGACAAAACCCAGTAACTTTTACTGGCAAGCATATCCATGCATGCTGTAGATTTGGTTAATTCCTGGGTACTGAAGTACTAGAAGAAGTCAGTAGGTGTTACAGAAATAGCACAGCTTAATTCCAATGCTTGTGTACCCCAGTAGCTATGCTGCATACCACTATGGTATACTGCATACCGCTAAAGGCTGCAAAGATAAATTCTTCCTTTGGTGCTTAGCACATTTATCATTTGTAGTGTCTTCATGAAGTTATTGAGTGTTAATGACCAGTGCAGAGCTTGGGTTCAGGGGATTTAGTAATTGAGTTCCTGTTGACTTTGGACTTCTACATTGCTGTTGAAGCTACAAATGCTTGAACAACTAAGGGCCTTCTTAGGCTATGGCCTTCAATTGTCTTGCAGTAATGCCTTActaatttcatttcactgtggAATCCACTTTATGGATTTGGCAGCATGTGGGAATGGTGAACCTTGTAAGAGCAGTTAGTTCTTGCCCTGTTTATAAACACAACTGGCTTCATGAGTCTGTTTGTTCAaagaacatttggattttgtgttgagggacatggtttagtgagtactgttggtgataggtggatggttggactggatgatcttgaaggtctattccaacctcggtgattctgtgattctgtttggTGCTCTCTATTATTTTTCCACTTCCATAAGATGTCTTCACACCCACCAAGAAAGGTGTTTGTGTAGACATAATTTGGCCTAGGCTGCATCCTCCTGTGCTCTTTCTGGGGCAAGCACCTGCACAGCTGACCACACTGGGAATGAGAATAGATGTATTAGCCCACTGTCTTATGCTGCTCATAAGGGACAAAGTAGAAAGcgagaattttttttactggaacTGATCTCATACTCTTTTTCAATCGGGTCTATTGGTGTGAGTTTGTTagcattttctgaaaacaaaatcccagGAGAATGAAGATACCTTTAGAATTTATGTTCCAAGCCACGTGTTTAACCAAAATGAAGATTCCTTTCATTAACTTGGAGCTGTACAGACATTGCTTTGGACTGTTTTGTTCTAGATATTAGAAAACAGTTCTTGCAACTATTATTTTACACTTCTTAAAGCATAGGAGACTTTCATTTACTGTGATAATTTCTACTTAAATTGTCAttccatatatttcttttttttatacagCACacttgtaggtcttttccaaccttaatgattctataagatcatctggttcaaCTGTCAATGCACTCCCACCATGAccactaaccatgtctctcTGTGTCACATCCATATATatcttgagcacctccagggatggtgactccaccacctccctgggcatcctgttccagtgcattaccactctttctgagaataaatttttcccaatatccaacctgaatcttccctggcacaagcACAACTAGAAGCCActacttcttgtcctattgctgttacctgggagaagagttTGACCCCCCACCACCTCACAGCTGCCTTTCATATCGTtttagagagcaataaggtttcccctgagctttctcttctccacactaaGCACCAGCCTTTCCCTCAGCTATTCCCtctaagacttgtgctccagactcttcATACCTATATTGCTTTTCTCTGGACGTCTTCTCTGAggctccagagcctcaatgtcATTCTTGTAGTGACCAAAACTGAACAAGGTacggcctcactagtgctgagtacggagggacaatcacttccctatTCCTGCTGtctacactatttctgacacaAGCCAGAATGTCACTGACCTTCTTGGCAAATTCACttggaataaaacagaaaaaaaaccacaccttTTTGTTTGTGGAGAAATGTTGATTTATAGCTATCACCACCTTTGCATCATTCTGTCTGCTCAAAATGTCCTAAGTAAAAATTAGTCTATTTATAGAGGAGTGAAGCAGCGATGTGTTGGCATGAGGTAATGCAGAGCTTCACACAATACCTGATCAAAAATGTCTGCTGATGTCCCATCTGCATGAATAATGGCACATTTTGGTCTTAAACTGGATTATTTGGTCTTACAGATCTATTTTAATGGAGAATTGATGGCCTTATTAGCTACTACTGTTACCGTATGTGTATCAGCATTAGTCATGGTACTGCATGTCTGTGGAACAAGTAAAAGGCACTTGTGGAGAGTAGCAGTGTGCTCCTAATATTCAGTACAAAGTATTCATTATGTTCTTAGTCCTTTATTTCTTGAGGTGACCATagattttattccttctttccGGACTTAAGGATATTTTTCATTAACCTATAAAAGCTTCTTCCTGAGAACTGCTGAATGGAATGCTTATTAATTTATCTCCAAATAATACAAATGAGAATtgaatattaattaatatttgaGGAATGTTGAGAAGTTCTTCCCTATTTAGTGTGAGTTATTTTCAAACCCTCTGCTTCCATTGCTGTGTAAATGTTGAAATTATTTAGGATGACTGTTGCTTGTCACaggctgaatttttttttttttaggacaATAGCTTGCATTCTCAGTAACTGCTTTTCTGGCTCATTTGCTGTTACCATGGCCAGGAGAAGTGGCCATTATAACAGAAGCAGCATCAATGTTTTCTTAGCTTTTTAAACAAGTTAGTCATTGTCTGCCATACCAGGCACAGTCTGTAGAGTTTCTGGatatttctgtgtgctttgaCATAGGCAAATATTAGATGGAATTTAGAAGGACATTAAGACACCTAAACTTAGGTGTCCTGTGTGGGGTTTTAAATGTAGCTGAGCTACGTATCTAAACTCACATCTTTTTCACTGGAGGTGGAGTTACACTGAATCAATGGAGTCTAGAGAGCAATTCAGGTCATGATCTGCTGAGTGTCTGATTAAAGCAAACAGAATTATTTCAGCAGCTCAATTGTTCTGATTAGTAGCCTAATTCAGTTACCTAAACAATAGGTATCTCATGCTGTTTTTGATGACATAATGTGTATCACTTTGCTCCAGGTGCTGCTTTAGAAGTGtacatttttcttacagatCTTGTATCATATCTGCCAGCCCTGTGCAGACACCTTCAGCACATCCCAGCTGCTCACGTTTATGCAGCGGAATTAAGACAATGATCTCAATTGACTATAATGAAAGCCTAGACACATGCTGACTGCAAGTGCTTGTGGCTGAAAATGTTTGCCTGAAGTGCTCTTGCAAATTTCCAAAATATAGATGGGTCTCTGGGAATGCAGGACTTCCGTACAgaaattttatgtaaatatttttaaaattctataCATTTCTTAAAAGTAAGCTGAAATATATCTGAATCTAATGCTGATGCAGATTGTCAATTACAGTGTTGAGAGGTGGGCCACTTCAGGGTGTCTACCGGCTGCGTCAGCTTCACTTTCACTGGGGTTCATCTGATGACCATGGCTCTGAGCATGTTGTGAATGGAGTGAGATATGCAGGAGAGGTAAGTGTCACCACTTCTTACTTTAAAATAAGGTATAAAGTAATATTTGTCATTATTGTGGGGGAGGGAGGGCAAGAATTAAGATTTGTCTGCTTTTCGAGCAGGTCTAACTTATCCGTGACATTTTCTTCATCCATGGATTCTTATAATTGTGAGTTAAGCTAAAATAATTCCTTCATTCACAAcgcaagaaaagaaaaatattgtgtgAAGCAGAAGTTTCCATGTTTTCAAGCCATTGTGACTTGAAACATAGGACATCAAGTTTGAGTTATTGAGGAGCAATGCAAAACACTGTTCTGAAAGAGTAGTGTCTTCGTGAAAGCAAAGAATTGGccacagaaataagaaaatatgttccttttattttctgccttgagGATGGTAAGAGAAGATAAGAATTGTAGATTAATAATATACAGAGCATATATTCTTATGAATTCTTTGCTAAAATTGCTctaatttgtaaaaaaaaaaaaataatattgtaatGAATCACATAGTTAGATCATTTCTGATATACATGTATATTCTGCCTGCCTActtaaatcttttctttagCTTCAAGATGAGACTTCTGTTCTTCTTTGCTGTTTATATACTGAGGTGTTtgtagattatttttaataaaaatagtatTCTGAATGATAATGTGATTGGTATAATTCATGTTTCAATTGTCTAATTTTTTGGAGGCCTACTCCTCATTCTTTGTGGTCCCAAAATTTCTCACATACATGAAGAACTCTAAATGCAGCTTTTAGTGGCTTACAACTCACTAATGGATCTGTTTTTATATCTCTTTGTTTTCAGCTACATTTGTTACACTGGAATCCAAAATACAGTAATTACCTTGATGCTGTGAGAAGAACAGATGGTATAGCTGTTTTGGCCATTTTTTTGCAAGTAAGTAGGAGCTCTTGTTCCTCCTTTGTAGTGCTACTGTAGAGTTTTCTGTTCTTGCGgggttaaaaaaacaaaaccttctgaatatattttctagAGTTCATATCACACTGAAGCGCTTGACTTTCAATAGTGCATGCTTTTCAAGTTACAGAGTATGAGTCATGTTATTTCAAATGGTATCTAGTACTTTGTCCCAGCACCTATAGTGTCACTATGTGGCTGGTGGAAGCTGTAAATCCAGATGTATTTTCCCCTGCTTTGGGGACACAGTGTCAGTAGTGGCACTTTTACCAATAGCAGTCAGCTGCTTGTTGTGCTAGTCATAAGCTGATTTCAAGGACAGATATTGCTTCTCGGCTATTTGTGAACTTTTTCCCAGGCAAAACTAACTCATAGACTATACATGTAActcatcctttaaaaaaaaaatccttttaaaggCATGAAGTCTTAGCTTGAAACACAGGTCTTTTTTATGTCTTGTTTAATTAATGTATATTGGAGTTAAAACAGATCAGCAATTGTCAACAGTAGATATGATCATGTCTCAATTTCAAACTAGAGTGAAACTTTTCCTAAATCTGTATTTGAATCTGAAgagttctttgcctttcttAGGCTAAAATACAATGTCAGAAGGAATTACTGCATTGCAAAATtatctgcagtgctgagcttcTATACTGATGTCATTTCCTCATTTGAATCACAATACCCATTGGGGTACAGACAGAAGGTACAGACGGAAGATGTATCTTATCTGGTAGGAGTTATAGCTTTCGTCGATGCATTATAATTTAATAGCTGATTTGTGTTTGGATGCACATGTAAAGAAtatcaaaaagaagaaaaatggtaaGCAGAACTCTTTGGATAGCTCATTGTTTCTTCCTTACAGGTAGGAAAAACACCCAAACCAGAGATGAAAAGAAttcttgaagaaataaatgctatCAAAACAAAGGTAACAATGTTGGACTGTTTTAATAAGAAGATTGCTGGGAATTCTcaggatgaaaaaaatcaggaagcATGACTTTGTAGTTTTCAGATTGAACTATGCAACAATGTCAGAGTATACTTGTGAATAAAATCAAGGGTAACTTTCCTTAGcaagaaaagttgtttttttcctactctcaTAAGAGCCTTTATTGGCTTTAATGGGCCTTACAGCACTTTGTGTAAATGAGAATCATTTCACCAAGATTCACTCTCCTGAAAACTAGACATGCAGTCTTAATCCTGAAGTAGACAGCTAGCAAGAAAGGGCACCTTTGGAAAATACTTCACTCTGCCTTGAGATAGTCTGCTTAATGGCTTTCTAAAGTGCCACCAACTAGACATCTGTCTCAGAAAACTTCATGTGATTAGAATCTCACCATTAATATACATTTGCTAAGCTGTCTTCTTTGTTATCAACACAAATATCAAAAATCTAAAATGCATCTTACTTCATTGTATAGTGACCTAACCCAATTCATAACATAGGCAGAATTGCCATAAGGAAGCAGGCCAGAAAGAAGAGAGTATTTCTGCATGGAAAGGAGTGAAGCACTTTGGTATTGAATGCTGCTTTACATGAATTAGGTCAAGTTTAAAAAGTAGTACCATGGAGTTGTATCATTCTCCATCTGTGAGGGTTGTTCAGTCCAGTTGCCTTTGCACTGTGACGTTATTTGAAATGTGTGGACATGGACAAAGGAACGAAGTTTAGTGATGGATCTTGGTAGGTCAAGTTaacggttggacttgatgatgaGGGTGTTTTCTAGCCTAGgcaactctatgattctgtgattgtgttgTTTAGATGTGTGCTTTTTTCAGACCATGTATGTGTTTTTAATGTGCAGGAGtcatgctgttttttaaaatgccagGCTTGAATCTTTACCTAATCTTGACTAGAgctgttgaattttttttgtgtattctgttttttgtttttgttttttgttgttgttttttNNNNNNNNNNNNNNNNNNNNNNNNNNNNNNNNNNNNNNNNNNNNNNNNNNNNNNNNNNNNNNNNNNNNNNNNNNNNNNNNNNNNNNNNNNNNNNNNNNNNaaaaaaaaaaagaaaaaaaggaaggttgGGGAAATATTTATATGGGGCACATGAAACTCACTGATTAGCTTCGATGCATGAGCCTGTATGCATACAGCAGaactccatttcttttctttttcttcttcccaaacATCTTCTCATTGTTGTTTCCCTGACTTATTTCTAATTTGGCTTTAAGAAGCAACATAAAGCTctgttttaacagaaatacaCTGACAAGCTGGAAAATGTGAAGAGAGATAGGTTCCAGGTGATCTAATGCTGGATTGGAAATAGAGGTTCTTATAACTATTTCAGGGTTCTCTTCGTAGTCCTAGGCTACTTCATATGGGCTGTGGTTACATTTGCAATGTATCTCCATCTAGAAGACAGGCAAGTATATTTGAGTCACCAGAAGATGCACTGGACCTGGAGATTTCTCTGTGGGCCAAGGTAGTGAGAAGATGGTGAAACAGGAGTAACAAAAGGAGGAAGTGGGACATAGTGCATGCTCTGTAGGGCATAAATACATAGCTCCTGTGTACACTGTTCATGTCTCCATCTTCCTATTAAAAAGCTAGTGGACTACTTTGGGTGCCTCCAAACATTCAGCAGTTATCTTGCATCTATTTCTTGGTGACACGTGTCTGTATCTGTTCATTGGCTGACTTGGTTCTTCAGCTTCAGTCACTCTTTCCATTTCACCTCTGTCTGAGGTATAAGTACAGAAAGATATAATTTCCTCGTCATTACTATTAAcatgtttttattcagaatgCCTACTACAGCTTATACCATAGTAGTTCCCCTTTCAGTGCAATGTCTTTTCTGCTGCCTCATTAGGCCCTTGGTTCACTTTACAACACTGGTGCTAATGTCTGTCTTATCTAACTCTCTTAATAATTCCCATTGTGCCAGAACAACAAATATTTCTTAGAAGCCATTTGAGTTCTGCATGTCACACACAAGTCACCTAAGGAGCGCGTGCATGCTAAGTATGCTCACAATTTTAAGAGCAATTTGATGCATTAACACCCTGCTAAATGAAAAGAGTATTAGagctaaagcaaaacaaacagatcCTGTGCTTAATTTGACAATTAAGGTTTTGTTTGGAGCAAGCATTTCCACTAAGAACCCCTGCAGTAGGACACAGTCCCTTTATAAAGGCCGGGGACAACTAACTCCACTGAGACGCAGTGGTGAAGCTGTTTATGTTAACACTGGCAGGCAGTGTGCCGGGGAGCCATGCTGGATTCCAGCTGTATATGTGGAAATTTTATGGGGATGGGTGTGAATCTGTGAGAGCTGCTTGCGCACAGAAGCTGTTGGACGTGGTGTCTCATCCTCAGCTGACCTCTGAATCTGTGCTGTAACACACACAGGTGGGGAACACACAGCTAACCAGGCTCCTCAGGGGACACCCAATCTGATCTATCCAGATGCAGTCTTACAGACGACAGGCTTTCGAGGAACAGCCATAAAGAGCCCAGCAACCTTGGAAAAACAtgggggcagagcagcagggcaggccTGTACTGCTGCACACAGGTGAAGCGCAGCACCTGCTCGAGAGGGAGAAGCGAGCTGAAGGAGCCCGCAGCTCCAGCCCTGTACTGGCCTGAAGCTGTCCAAACTTTCCAAACGATTTGGACTGCTCTCTTTGACAGTTTGGAGCTGCTTCACACGCTTCTACATCCCCCTTTCtctggggcaggcagcagcacacctGCACCCTGGGGTGGCCTTCCCAGAACACAGCAGCGACTCTGTCCCCGTGCATCTGAGGACGGCCGAGGAGCGACACCGCCCTTCCCACGCGTCGCCCCGCTGCCCACGCCGCCATCCCCCGCACTCCACCCACGCNNNNNNNNNNNNNNNNNNNNNNNNNNNNNNNNNNNNNNNNNNNNNNNNNNNNNNNNNNNNNNNNNNNNNNNNNNNNNNNNNNNNNNNNNNNNNNNNNNNNctgggcagcctggtttagtggctggtgaccctgcacacagcaggggggttgaaactagataatcattatggtccttttcaacccaagccattctgtgattcattctatgattctgatgcAATTGCTGTACTAAGGAAGAAACAAGCATTGTGGTTTCCTCACTGCTCATTAAGAAGGTATCAATTACCAGAGGGAATTATTGGCctctttgtaattctttttatAAAGCTGTGGACAGAAAGACACATTTCACTAGTTCTCTTGAATAAGATAATTGGAATAGGTATCACTGATGAGCAAGGCACGGTTATCCAGTTGagaattgatttttcttttttttttaattagcataGGAATGGAGATTACCTATGAAACCTGAGCTCCTCATTCCCGTACTTATGAATAAGCTCCTATTTTATACCCGACTCAGCATtaagaaaataagcttttctgAGAAAAGGGAGATTCTGATTCCTAAAGCTGAAGGTCTTAAGACTGAGCTCAAAGTTAGATTTTAACTGCTAAGCGTTTTCTGCTCTGTATGctcatttttctgcattacaATTTAATAAATCTTCATTTAGTTCAGAACTAGGAGAATAAGACTAAAGgacctctcctttttttttaggTATAAATTGGCTAGTGTTACGTCAAAAGCTGTTTTGTAAGCAAAGTTAACCATAGCGGTGCTACTTGCTTAGGAACTGAATAAAGAAAGATCATGgtatatctgtatttttttacaAATGCATTGTATGGAATTAAATTTGAGTTTTGAATTTTGCCATTGTCCTTAGCAGGCTAATTTGGCACAAGTCAGTGAAGAGGTAGAAGCCAGGTCCAGAGCACACTGACTGGGGCAAGTGATTAGATATTGATTTCACTTGTTCCAGTGTGATAATTGCTGCAACTACACTAGGGTGACCAGTCACAGGCCAAAGTTTTGGTGCTTCAGTTGCTGGCTGCATACACTGGTTATCTGGGAAGAGAAGTGGACCAAGGAATAGGTCCAGCTGAACACAGCTGACTGCATTAGATGTCATAATTTGCATTTAAGCAATTCAGCTTTTGGATATGCTGGGAAAATAGATTTGAAAGTTTTCTGCGCTTAGTGGAGGAAGTGTGAGGaactgcaaatatttacagCACTGCTGTATATCCAAAGGCATACAAATGTCAAGGCTATGTGTAGTAACATGCTGCAATACCTCAACAGATAATagttgtatgggaactgctgaatcacagcctgaacctctgattgatcacctgagtTGGGCAATGAGTCAGCtacgggagcacaggtgaaggcaattcacctgtgctgcaggaaggggtggagcctggctccacctctcctagaccccatttgAGAGCTGACTACTAGTGGGAAAGtatctcttctggagatccctcctctggagttttgtaGCAAGCCCAGGACatgggtaagcattctatctattctttttgttattataacctGTTTAGTTAAActctctgctttattttgtaattataacat
The DNA window shown above is from Meleagris gallopavo isolate NT-WF06-2002-E0010 breed Aviagen turkey brand Nicholas breeding stock chromosome 3, Turkey_5.1, whole genome shotgun sequence and carries:
- the LOC100539600 gene encoding carbonic anhydrase 3-like; translation: MINPNYYPWGYDDDNGPDQWHKNYPTAKGRHQSPIEINNKEVHYDRSLLPWFASYDPGAAKTILNNGKTCRVVFDDSFDRSVLRGGPLQGVYRLRQLHFHWGSSDDHGSEHVVNGVRYAGELHLLHWNPKYSNYLDAVRRTDGIAVLAIFLQVGKTPKPEMKRILEEINAIKTKVTMLDCFNKKIAGNSQDEKNQEA